From Pseudomonas sp. LS1212, the proteins below share one genomic window:
- the rnhB gene encoding ribonuclease HII: MQMGLDFNLVEDLVAGVDEVGRGPLCGAVVTAAVILDPRRPILGLNDSKKLTEARRELLFEEICEKALSWCIARAEVEEIDKLNILHATMLAMQRAVEGLGVTPKLALIDGNRCPKLAVPSAPVIKGDSQVPAIAAASILAKVSRDREMAAFELIYPGYGIGGHKGYPTPVHLEALARLGPTPIHRRSFGPVRAAYEAREQLDSGFTLA; this comes from the coding sequence ATGCAAATGGGATTGGACTTCAACCTGGTCGAGGACCTGGTCGCCGGTGTCGATGAAGTGGGCCGTGGCCCGCTCTGCGGTGCGGTAGTGACTGCTGCGGTGATTCTCGACCCGCGCCGGCCGATTCTCGGGCTGAACGACTCGAAAAAACTCACCGAGGCGCGGCGTGAGCTGCTGTTCGAGGAAATCTGTGAAAAGGCCCTGAGCTGGTGCATCGCCCGTGCCGAGGTCGAGGAAATCGACAAGCTCAATATCCTTCACGCGACCATGCTGGCCATGCAGCGTGCGGTGGAAGGCCTCGGCGTGACGCCGAAACTGGCGTTGATCGATGGCAACCGCTGCCCGAAGCTGGCGGTGCCGTCGGCGCCGGTGATCAAGGGCGACAGCCAGGTCCCGGCGATCGCTGCCGCTTCGATCCTGGCCAAGGTCAGTCGTGATCGTGAAATGGCTGCTTTCGAATTGATCTACCCGGGCTACGGGATCGGCGGGCACAAGGGTTATCCGACGCCCGTTCATCTGGAAGCCTTGGCCCGCCTGGGCCCGACGCCCATTCACCGGCGCTCGTTCGGCCCCGTCCGGGCAGCGTATGAGGCGCGCGAACAGTTGGATTCCGGATTCACGCTAGCCTGA
- the dnaE gene encoding DNA polymerase III subunit alpha produces MSASFVHLRLHTEYSLVDGLVRIKPLVKALAGMNMPAVAVTDQNNMCSLVKFYKTAMGAGIKPICGADLWLANRDPEAPLSRISFLAMNAQGYRNLTELISRGFIEGQRNGQVIIDKDWIPPASEGLIALSAAKEGDIGMTLLGGNPDDAEALLREWMAIFPDRFYVEVQRTNRTNDEEYLHAAVALASKVGAPLVATNDVRFIKQEDFEAHETRVCIGEGRALDDPRRSKNYSDQQYLKSPAEMAELFSDLPEALENTVEIAKRCNIDVKLGKHFLPDYPIPDGMTIDEYFRKVSFDGLEERLSVLLPRDTTEDYEAKRQVYVDRLNFELDIIIQMGFPGYFLIVMDFIQWAKSNGVPVGPGRGSGAGSLVAYVQKITDLDPLEYDLLFERFLNPERVSMPDFDVDFCMDGRDRVIDYVAEKYGRNAVSQIITFGSMAAKAVVRDVARVQGKSYGLADRLSKMIPFEVGMTLEKAYEQEEILRDFLKVDEEAAEIWEMARKLEGITRNVGKHAGGVVIAPTKLTDFSPIYCDEEGGGLVTQFDKDDVEAAGLVKFDFLGLRTLTIIDWALKTINRDRAKVGEEPLDIAFIPLDDKPTYTLLQKAETTAVFQLESRGMKELIKKLKPDCLEDLIALVALFRPGPLQSGMVDDFINRKHGRAELAYPHSDYQYEGLKPVLAPTYGIILYQEQVMQIAQVMAGYTLGGADMLRRAMGKKKPEEMAKQRGGFIEGCATNNIDPDLAGNIFDLVEKFAGYGFNKSHSAAYGLVSYQTAWLKAHYPAPFMAAVLSADMHNTDKVVTLIEEVRTMKLRLDAPDVNTSEFKFTVNEEGRIVYGLGAIKGVGEGPVEAITEARQAGPFKDLFDFCERVDLKRINKRTLDGLIRSGALDRLGPHFHDEPKAYQANIDQNRAVLLAAMEEAIKAAEQTARTHDSGHDDLFGGLFVEADADVYASHRKAKELTLKERLRGEKETLGLYLTGHPIDEYEGEIRRFARQRIIDLKPARDTQTVAGMIIALRVMKNKKGDKMGFITLDDRSARIEASLFADAFHSAQSLLQTDAMVVVEGEVSNDDFSGGLRLRVKRVMSMEDARTNLAESLRLKVRTEALKGDRLSWLGELFKRHRGACPITMEYTGPDAKALLQFGEGWRIDPADSLIQALRDQFGRENVFLQYR; encoded by the coding sequence ATGTCGGCTTCTTTCGTTCATCTACGCCTGCACACCGAATATTCGCTGGTCGATGGTCTGGTGCGGATCAAGCCGCTGGTCAAGGCCCTGGCCGGGATGAACATGCCCGCCGTGGCGGTCACCGACCAGAACAACATGTGCTCGCTGGTCAAGTTCTACAAGACTGCCATGGGCGCCGGTATCAAGCCGATCTGCGGCGCCGACCTGTGGCTGGCCAATCGCGACCCCGAAGCGCCGTTGAGCCGTATCAGCTTCCTGGCGATGAACGCCCAGGGCTACCGCAACCTGACCGAGCTGATTTCCCGTGGTTTCATCGAAGGCCAGCGCAATGGCCAGGTGATCATCGACAAGGACTGGATCCCGCCTGCCAGCGAAGGTCTGATCGCGTTGTCCGCGGCCAAGGAGGGCGATATCGGCATGACCCTGCTGGGCGGCAACCCGGATGATGCCGAAGCGCTCTTGCGCGAATGGATGGCGATTTTTCCCGACCGTTTCTATGTCGAGGTCCAGCGCACCAACCGCACCAACGACGAAGAATACCTGCATGCGGCCGTGGCCCTGGCCAGCAAGGTCGGTGCGCCGCTGGTCGCCACCAACGATGTGCGTTTCATCAAGCAGGAAGACTTCGAGGCGCACGAAACGCGCGTCTGCATCGGTGAGGGCCGCGCCCTCGACGACCCGCGCCGGTCGAAGAACTACAGCGACCAGCAATACCTGAAAAGCCCGGCCGAGATGGCCGAGCTGTTCAGTGACCTGCCCGAGGCCCTGGAAAACACCGTCGAGATCGCCAAGCGCTGCAACATCGACGTCAAGCTGGGCAAGCACTTCCTGCCCGACTATCCGATTCCCGATGGCATGACCATTGATGAGTATTTCCGCAAGGTGTCTTTCGATGGCCTGGAAGAGCGCCTCAGCGTGCTGCTGCCCAGGGACACCACCGAAGACTACGAAGCCAAGCGCCAGGTGTACGTCGACCGGCTGAATTTCGAGCTGGATATCATCATCCAGATGGGCTTTCCCGGTTACTTCCTGATCGTTATGGACTTCATCCAGTGGGCGAAGAGCAACGGCGTGCCGGTCGGTCCGGGCCGGGGGTCGGGTGCCGGTTCCCTGGTGGCCTATGTGCAAAAGATCACCGACCTCGACCCGTTGGAGTACGACCTGCTGTTCGAGCGGTTCCTGAACCCGGAACGGGTCTCGATGCCCGACTTCGACGTCGACTTCTGCATGGACGGTCGCGACCGGGTCATCGACTATGTGGCCGAGAAGTACGGCCGCAATGCCGTGAGCCAGATCATCACCTTCGGTTCCATGGCGGCCAAGGCCGTGGTGCGCGACGTGGCGCGGGTCCAGGGCAAGTCCTACGGCCTGGCCGACCGTCTGTCGAAGATGATCCCTTTTGAAGTGGGCATGACCCTGGAAAAAGCCTACGAGCAAGAGGAGATCCTGCGCGATTTCCTCAAGGTCGATGAAGAGGCCGCGGAAATCTGGGAGATGGCGCGCAAGCTCGAAGGCATCACCCGTAACGTCGGCAAGCACGCCGGTGGCGTGGTGATCGCGCCGACCAAGCTGACAGACTTCTCGCCGATCTATTGCGACGAGGAGGGCGGCGGCCTGGTGACCCAGTTCGATAAGGACGACGTTGAGGCTGCAGGCCTGGTGAAGTTCGACTTCCTCGGCCTGCGTACCCTGACGATCATCGACTGGGCCTTGAAAACCATCAACCGCGACCGGGCCAAGGTCGGCGAAGAACCGCTGGATATCGCCTTCATCCCGTTGGACGACAAGCCGACCTATACCCTGCTGCAAAAAGCCGAAACCACGGCGGTGTTCCAGCTTGAATCGCGCGGCATGAAGGAGCTGATCAAAAAGCTCAAGCCCGACTGCCTGGAAGACTTGATCGCACTGGTGGCACTGTTCCGCCCCGGCCCGCTGCAATCGGGCATGGTGGACGACTTCATCAACCGCAAGCACGGGCGTGCGGAGCTGGCGTACCCGCACTCGGACTACCAGTACGAAGGCCTCAAGCCGGTTCTGGCGCCGACCTACGGCATCATCCTGTACCAGGAACAGGTGATGCAGATCGCCCAGGTCATGGCCGGCTACACCCTCGGTGGCGCGGACATGCTGCGCCGCGCCATGGGTAAGAAAAAGCCCGAGGAAATGGCCAAGCAGCGTGGCGGTTTCATCGAGGGTTGCGCGACCAACAATATCGACCCGGATCTTGCGGGCAACATTTTCGACCTGGTGGAAAAATTCGCCGGTTACGGCTTCAATAAATCCCACTCGGCCGCCTACGGCCTGGTTTCGTACCAGACCGCCTGGCTGAAAGCGCACTACCCGGCGCCGTTCATGGCTGCGGTACTGTCGGCCGATATGCACAACACCGACAAGGTCGTGACCTTGATCGAAGAAGTGCGCACCATGAAGTTGCGCCTCGATGCGCCAGACGTGAACACCTCCGAGTTCAAGTTCACGGTGAACGAGGAGGGCCGCATCGTTTATGGCCTTGGCGCGATCAAGGGGGTGGGCGAGGGGCCGGTCGAGGCGATCACCGAGGCCCGGCAGGCAGGTCCCTTCAAGGATCTGTTCGACTTCTGTGAGCGTGTCGACCTCAAGCGCATCAACAAGCGTACCCTCGATGGCTTGATTCGCAGCGGTGCCCTGGACCGCCTCGGGCCGCACTTCCATGATGAGCCCAAGGCCTACCAGGCCAACATCGACCAGAACCGGGCGGTATTACTGGCGGCGATGGAAGAGGCGATCAAGGCGGCGGAGCAGACCGCCCGCACCCACGACAGCGGCCACGACGACCTGTTCGGCGGCTTGTTCGTCGAAGCCGATGCCGATGTCTATGCCAGCCATCGCAAGGCCAAGGAGCTGACCCTCAAGGAGCGTCTGCGCGGCGAGAAGGAAACCCTGGGCCTGTACCTGACCGGACACCCGATCGACGAATACGAGGGCGAGATTCGCCGTTTCGCTCGTCAGCGCATCATCGACCTCAAGCCGGCCCGCGATACCCAGACCGTGGCGGGGATGATCATTGCCCTGCGGGTGATGAAGAACAAGAAGGGTGACAAGATGGGCTTCATCACCCTCGATGACCGCTCGGCAAGGATCGAGGCTTCGCTGTTCGCCGATGCATTCCACTCGGCGCAATCCTTGCTGCAAACCGATGCCATGGTGGTGGTCGAGGGTGAGGTCAGCAATGACGACTTCTCCGGTGGTCTGCGCCTGCGGGTCAAGCGCGTGATGAGCATGGAAGATGCCCGCACCAATCTGGCCGAGAGCTTGCGCCTGAAGGTACGTACCGAGGCGCTCAAGGGCGACCGGTTGTCCTGGCTGGGCGAATTGTTCAAGCGCCATCGGGGTGCCTGCCCGATTACCATGGAGTACACCGGCCCCGACGCCAAGGCGCTCTTGCAGTTCGGCGAGGGGTGGCGAATCGACCCGGCCGACAGCTTGATTCAAGCGCTGCGTGACCAGTTCGGCCGTGAGAACGTCTTTCTGCAATATCGTTGA
- a CDS encoding acetyl-CoA carboxylase carboxyltransferase subunit alpha produces MNPNFLDFEQPIADLQAKIEELRLVGNDNSLNIGDEIARLQDKSSTLTESIFGSLTSWQIARLARHPRRPYTLDYISHIFTEFDELHGDRHFSDDAAIVGGVARLDDQPVMVIGHQKGREVREKVRRNFGMPRPEGYRKACRLMEMAERFNMPILTFIDTPGAYPGIDAEERNQSEAIAWNLRVMARLKTPIIATVIGEGGSGGALAIGVCDQLNMLQYSTYAVISPEGCASILWKTAEKASDAAEAMGITAERLKHLGIVDKVINEPLGGAHRDPAAAAASIRQELTSQLSMLKNFDSDALLARRYERLMSYGL; encoded by the coding sequence ATGAACCCGAATTTTCTTGATTTCGAACAGCCGATTGCTGACCTGCAAGCCAAGATCGAAGAGCTGCGCCTGGTCGGTAACGATAACTCGCTGAACATTGGCGATGAGATCGCTCGTCTGCAAGACAAGAGCAGCACGCTGACCGAGAGTATTTTCGGCAGCCTGACCAGCTGGCAGATTGCGCGCCTGGCGCGTCATCCACGTCGTCCCTATACCCTGGACTACATCAGCCACATCTTCACCGAGTTCGATGAGCTGCACGGTGACCGGCACTTTTCCGATGATGCCGCCATCGTCGGTGGCGTCGCACGTCTGGACGACCAGCCGGTGATGGTGATCGGCCACCAGAAAGGCCGTGAAGTGCGCGAGAAGGTCCGTCGCAACTTCGGCATGCCGCGCCCTGAAGGCTACCGCAAGGCTTGCCGCCTGATGGAAATGGCCGAGCGCTTCAATATGCCGATCCTGACCTTCATCGACACCCCGGGCGCCTATCCCGGCATCGACGCCGAAGAGCGCAACCAGAGCGAGGCGATTGCCTGGAACCTGCGCGTCATGGCTCGCCTGAAAACCCCGATCATCGCGACCGTCATCGGTGAAGGCGGTTCCGGCGGTGCGCTGGCGATCGGCGTGTGCGATCAGTTGAACATGCTGCAATACTCCACCTATGCGGTGATCTCGCCGGAAGGCTGCGCGTCGATCCTGTGGAAAACCGCCGAGAAGGCCTCCGATGCGGCCGAAGCCATGGGCATCACGGCCGAGCGCCTGAAGCACCTGGGTATCGTCGACAAGGTCATCAACGAACCATTGGGTGGCGCACATCGCGATCCGGCAGCTGCGGCCGCTTCGATTCGTCAGGAGCTGACTTCCCAGCTGTCCATGCTCAAGAATTTCGATAGCGACGCACTGCTGGCGCGCCGTTACGAGCGCCTGATGAGCTATGGCCTCTGA
- the tilS gene encoding tRNA lysidine(34) synthetase TilS, whose product MNTLQSRLLTNLAPWRNAPAWHIALSGGLDSTVLLHLLADLAQQHALPPLSVIHVHHGLQIAADPWPEHCRRLCKALNLPLQVIEVQVQPGASLEQQAREARYTAFEQVLQAGEVLLTAQHREDQAETLLFRLLRGAGLRGLTAIPTHRPLGLGELVRPMLECSRSQLLAYAQAHSLQWIEDPSNTDSRFSRNFLRHQVFPSLALRWPQAAANMARSAVHLSEAQGLLDEVAEQDLSAASAPSDFDWLGLPSLVLEPLRRLSPARQRNALQYWLVACTRLPDSRHWAGWDSLRDAGDDARPIWRLTDGEMHRAVGRLWWLSGSWLQPPGESIAWDDPGRALALPGNGTVHLSGILPQGRYEVRYRQGGEVLEQMPRGARDLKRLLNEWGLPLFARGRLPLLYRDGQLLAAANLPGAGARGWQLHWVPPTNAQRLR is encoded by the coding sequence ATGAATACCCTCCAGAGTCGACTGCTAACCAATCTGGCCCCCTGGCGCAACGCCCCCGCCTGGCACATCGCCCTCTCGGGCGGCCTGGACTCCACCGTCCTGCTCCACCTCCTGGCCGACCTGGCCCAACAGCACGCCTTGCCCCCTTTGAGCGTCATCCATGTTCATCATGGTTTGCAGATCGCGGCCGATCCCTGGCCGGAACACTGCCGACGGCTCTGCAAGGCCCTGAATCTGCCCTTGCAGGTCATCGAGGTGCAGGTGCAGCCTGGAGCGAGTCTGGAGCAGCAAGCCCGTGAAGCGCGTTACACGGCCTTCGAGCAGGTGCTGCAGGCCGGTGAAGTGCTGTTGACGGCGCAACACCGTGAAGATCAGGCCGAAACCCTGCTGTTTCGCTTGTTGCGCGGTGCCGGGCTGCGTGGTCTGACGGCGATCCCCACGCACCGGCCCTTGGGCCTTGGTGAGCTGGTGCGGCCAATGCTCGAATGCTCGCGCAGTCAATTGCTGGCGTACGCCCAGGCGCATTCGCTGCAGTGGATCGAAGATCCTTCCAACACCGACAGTCGCTTCTCACGCAACTTTCTACGTCACCAGGTATTTCCTTCGCTTGCCCTGCGCTGGCCCCAAGCGGCTGCGAACATGGCCCGTAGCGCCGTACATCTGAGCGAAGCCCAGGGCCTGCTCGACGAAGTAGCCGAGCAGGACTTGAGTGCTGCCTCGGCGCCGAGTGATTTCGACTGGCTGGGCCTGCCGTCGCTGGTACTGGAGCCTCTGCGACGGCTGTCACCGGCGCGCCAGCGCAATGCATTGCAATATTGGCTGGTGGCCTGCACGCGCCTGCCCGACAGCCGGCACTGGGCCGGCTGGGACAGTTTGCGCGATGCCGGTGACGACGCCCGGCCGATCTGGCGCCTGACCGACGGCGAAATGCACAGGGCGGTCGGGCGCCTGTGGTGGTTGTCGGGTAGCTGGTTGCAGCCACCGGGAGAGTCGATTGCCTGGGACGATCCGGGCCGGGCCCTGGCGTTGCCGGGTAATGGCACCGTGCATCTGAGCGGCATCTTGCCGCAGGGTCGCTATGAAGTTCGCTATCGCCAGGGCGGCGAAGTGCTGGAGCAAATGCCGCGCGGGGCGCGCGATCTCAAGCGGCTGCTCAACGAGTGGGGCCTGCCCCTGTTCGCCCGCGGCCGATTGCCGCTGCTGTACCGCGATGGTCAGTTGCTGGCGGCGGCAAACCTGCCTGGAGCAGGGGCCCGGGGCTGGCAATTGCACTGGGTGCCACCGACGAACGCGCAACGTTTGAGATGA
- a CDS encoding CTP synthase, with protein sequence MTRYIFVTGGVVSSLGKGIASASLAAILEARGLKVTMLKLDPYINVDPGTMSPFQHGEVFVTHDGAETDLDLGHYERFIRTTMTQNNNFTTGRVYEHVLRKERRGDYLGATIQVIPHITDEIKRRIIKGAGDADVAMVEIGGTVGDIESQPFLEAIRQLRVEVGAKRAMLMHLTLVPYIATAGETKTKPTQHSVKELRSIGLQPDVLICRSDHPVDVSSRRKIALFTNVEERAVISLEDVDTIYKIPAVLHAQGLDDFVVERFGLQCGGADLSEWEKVVDAKLNPEHEVTIAMVGKYMELLDAYKSLIEAMSHAGIQNRTKVNLRYIDSEDIENQGTELLEGVDAILVPGGFGLRGVEGKITAVQYARENKVPYLGICLGMQVAVIEFARNVMGWKDANSTEFDRTCGHPVVGLITEWEDATGAVETRTEASDLGGTMRLGAQECQLENGTKVHDCYAKDVIVERHRHRYEVNNKLLPQLMEAGLKISGRSGDGALVEVVEANDHPWFVACQFHPEFTSTPRDGHPLFSGFVKAALAQYQKKA encoded by the coding sequence ATGACGCGCTACATCTTCGTCACGGGCGGTGTTGTTTCTTCATTGGGGAAAGGCATTGCATCGGCATCATTGGCGGCCATCCTGGAGGCGCGGGGACTTAAGGTCACCATGCTCAAGCTGGACCCGTACATCAACGTCGACCCGGGTACCATGAGCCCGTTCCAGCACGGTGAAGTGTTCGTCACCCATGACGGTGCTGAGACCGACCTGGACCTGGGCCACTACGAGCGGTTCATCCGCACGACCATGACCCAGAACAACAACTTCACCACGGGCCGTGTCTACGAGCACGTGTTGCGCAAGGAGCGCCGTGGTGACTACCTGGGCGCCACCATCCAGGTGATTCCGCACATCACCGACGAAATCAAGCGCCGCATCATCAAGGGTGCCGGCGACGCCGACGTGGCAATGGTCGAGATCGGTGGCACCGTGGGTGACATCGAGTCGCAACCGTTCCTCGAGGCGATCCGTCAGCTGCGTGTCGAAGTCGGCGCCAAGCGCGCGATGCTGATGCACCTGACGCTGGTTCCGTACATCGCCACCGCTGGCGAGACCAAGACCAAGCCGACGCAACACTCGGTCAAGGAGCTGCGCTCCATCGGTCTGCAGCCGGACGTGCTGATTTGCCGTTCCGACCATCCGGTCGACGTTTCCTCGCGCCGCAAGATCGCGCTGTTCACCAACGTTGAAGAGCGTGCGGTGATCTCCCTGGAAGACGTCGATACCATCTACAAGATCCCGGCCGTGCTGCACGCCCAGGGCCTGGACGACTTCGTCGTCGAGCGCTTCGGCCTGCAATGTGGCGGTGCTGACCTTTCCGAGTGGGAAAAAGTGGTCGACGCCAAGCTCAATCCCGAGCATGAAGTCACCATCGCCATGGTCGGCAAATACATGGAGCTGCTGGACGCTTACAAGTCGCTGATCGAAGCGATGAGCCACGCCGGCATCCAGAACCGCACCAAGGTCAACCTGCGCTATATCGATTCCGAAGACATCGAGAACCAGGGTACCGAGTTGCTCGAAGGCGTCGACGCCATTCTGGTACCGGGCGGCTTCGGTCTGCGTGGGGTCGAAGGCAAGATCACCGCGGTGCAGTACGCTCGTGAGAACAAGGTTCCGTACCTGGGCATCTGCCTGGGGATGCAGGTCGCCGTGATCGAGTTCGCCCGCAACGTCATGGGCTGGAAGGACGCCAACTCCACCGAGTTCGATCGCACCTGCGGTCACCCGGTCGTGGGCCTGATCACCGAGTGGGAAGATGCCACCGGCGCAGTCGAAACCCGTACCGAAGCCTCCGACCTGGGCGGCACCATGCGCCTGGGTGCCCAGGAGTGCCAGCTGGAAAACGGCACCAAGGTCCATGACTGCTATGCCAAGGACGTGATCGTCGAGCGTCATCGTCACCGCTATGAAGTGAACAACAAGCTGCTGCCTCAGTTGATGGAAGCCGGCCTGAAAATTTCCGGGCGTTCCGGTGATGGCGCGCTGGTCGAAGTGGTTGAAGCCAACGACCATCCATGGTTCGTCGCTTGCCAGTTCCACCCGGAATTCACATCGACCCCACGTGACGGCCACCCGCTGTTCAGTGGCTTCGTCAAGGCCGCTTTGGCTCAATATCAGAAGAAAGCCTGA